From a single Papilio machaon chromosome 19, ilPapMach1.1, whole genome shotgun sequence genomic region:
- the LOC106715599 gene encoding uncharacterized protein LOC106715599: MWRCACALALLCAALARSDTYKRAELATAPFVLGSRYGRSSPRMIAPRNDRFFMGSRYGKRSEPAVRTLTPQDVTWRDITSQDVTSQGVTSQDVTSQGVTWRNVVRLCELQVFAPLCSLQHSSKSLYNRIDQEPAEKMDYKD; this comes from the exons ATGTGGCGGTGCGCGTGCGCATTGGCGCTGCTGTGTGCGGCACTCGCGCGCTCTGATACTTATAAACGTGCTGAAT TGGCGACGGCTCCTTTCGTGCTGGGATCGCGCTACGGCCGCTCCTCTCCGCGAATGATCGCACCACGCAACGACAG GTTCTTCATGGGCAGCAGATATGGCAAGCGGTCGGAACCAGCTGTGCGTACTCTGACCCCGCAAGATGTAACGTGGCGCGATATAACGTCGCAAGATGTAACGTCGCAAGGTGTAACGTCACAAGATGTAACGTCGCAAGGTGTAACGTGGCGGAACGTTGTGCGTTTATGTGAACTTCAAGTTTTCGCACCGCTCTGCTCGCTACAACATTCGTCTAAATCTTTATACAACAG AATAGACCAAGAGCCAGCGGAGAAAATGGACTACAAAGATTAA
- the LOC106715583 gene encoding uncharacterized protein LOC106715583 isoform X2: MCRRKKKIKLTDIEEVRKINSTILTAEVAPVSISRCDSPSEADSFGIFSEEPTREITNYNVIDALELDELFKKLPVPPLTPINLDKSMELSTNTSSAALCHNDSEQNKINKSNDKVDESYDELNDKILSIIMKSPVHNQSKLPVNVIAIRDSSDSDDNVRFSAVIDMMNDKRKKRQNRERNTQKQSKKKRKRKSKKDNTECKETECTNALEEWGRQKNLTKKYFQLPNVTSKSSNECAIQNTSTNSSNNNILLSTNSNPYTNTSQCMSGNQNTSTLPTDKPSPVIDLTDGPDNTQLDQNSDNTPIITNVYSLATHTDKQDEVKQLKKVITPILVPSSNINMINTDLGSLTGVQVANVGSEIVHSIPQANTLVPMNVPGQQIYVQQSPLAQYTSETAGRSFVIIPKSQLMDGNTSLLLPNLKIVNASLTCNPVDHIQRMMVPNDTQEIEPTPAPLLLMPLMPLDLWVQGKSVKELVILQIDASKPSWTLTGGHTVVTLTDYTCESPIYCSLPLSMKTRIIFPQENNGTDVYNPLTLQIYDNVANGTSPFAKWVKSVIDNTENDYIDNCANNCNVPETQTKVDDKCEIDRPVSRIKVKSFARLTEMQDGKFIAPERVCLQDRLYMKVSEQPLKYAKVITALSSLEEFLNLMSGDVPLKLLSKDATCFDSLQSININHKY, from the exons ATGTGCaggagaaagaaaaaaattaaattaacagataTTGAAGAAGTCAGGAAAATAAATAGCACTATTCTGACGGCAGAAGTTGCTCCTGTCTCG ATTAGCAGATGTGATTCACCATCTGAag cGGATTCGTTTGGTATTTTTAGTGAAGAGCCAACAAgagaaataacaaattataatgttatcgATGCTTTAGAACTCGatgaactttttaaaaagctGCCG GTACCACCTTTGACGCCTATAAATTTAGACAAATCAATGGAATTGTCAACAAATACTTCATCCgc AGCACTTTGTCATAATGATTcggaacaaaataaaataaacaaatccaATGACAAGGTAGATGAAAGTTATGACGAACTCAATGATAAAATACTAAGCATCATTATGAAAAGTCCA gtCCACAATCAATCCAAGTTACCAGTAAATGTGATCGCAATAAGAGATTCCAGCGACAGTGATGATAATGTAAGATTTAGCGCAGTCATAGATATGATGaacgataaaagaaaaaaaagacaaaacagAGAAAGAAATACACAGAAGCAAtcgaaaaagaaaagaaaaagaaaatcgaaaaaagaTAACACCGAATGCAAGGAGACGGAATGTACCAATGCATTAGAAGAATGGGGAAGACAAAAGaatttaacaaagaaatattttcaattaccaAATGTTACATCGAAATCTTCAAATGAATGtgcaatacaaaatacatCAACAAATTCcagcaataataatattttactatcaaCTAATAGTAATCCATACACAAATACAAGTCAATGTATGTCTGGAAATCAAAACACGTCTACACTACCCACAGACAAACCGAGTCCTGTAATTGACCTAACCGATGGTCCAGATAACACACAATTAGACCAAAATAGTGATAACACACCTATAATCACAAACGTATACTCATTAGCCACACATACAGACAAACAAGATGAAGttaaacaactaaaaaaagtgataacACCAATTTTAGTGCCATccagtaatataaatatgataaatacAGATTTAGGTAGTTTAACTGGAGTTCAAGTAGCAAATGTGGGTAGTGAAATAGTTCATAGTATACCTCAAGCGAATACATTAGTGCCTATGAATGTACCTGGACAACAGATTTATGTACAACAGTCTCCGCTGGCTCAGTATACAAGTGAAACTGCAG GTCgaagttttgtaataattccAAAATCGCAACTAATGGATGGCAACACTTCACTACTGTTGCCTAATTTGAAGATTGTAAACGCATCTCTTACATGCAACCCGGTGGACCACATACAGCGGATGATGGTGCCTAATGACACCCAAG AAATCGAACCTACACCTGCACCGTTGTTATTAATGCCATTGATGCCACTGGACCTATGGGTGCAAGGGAAATCTGTGAAAGAACTTGTCATATTACAAATTGATGCTTCAAAACCATCCTGGACACTTACTGGTGGTCACACTGTTGTCACACTTACGGACTATACGTGTGAATCACCAATTTACTGCAGTCTACCTTTATCAATGAAAACTAG aaTTATATTTCCACAAGAAAACAATGGCACCGATGTCTACAATCCTCttactttacaaatatatgaTAATGTCGCAAACGGAACATCGCCATTTGCGAAATGGGTGAAATCAGTAATAGATAATACTGAAAATGATTACATTGATAATTGTGCAAATAATTGTAACGTACCTGAAACACAGACCAAAGTTGATGATAAATGTGAAATTGATAGACCTGTATCCAGGATAAAAGTGAAATCCTTCGCCAGATTGACTGAAATGCAAGATGGTAAATTCATAGCACCAGAAAGAGTTTGCCTACAAGATAGATTATATATGAAGGTGTCAGAACAACCTCTCAAATACGCAAAG GTTATAACTGCGTTGTCGAGTTTAGAAGAATTCCTCAATTTGATGTCAGGAGATGTACCATTAAAGTTATTATCCAAAGATGCGACATGTTTTGATTCATTGCAGTCAATAAACATTAACCATAAGTACTGA
- the LOC106715583 gene encoding uncharacterized protein LOC106715583 isoform X1, translated as MCRRKKKIKLTDIEEVRKINSTILTAEVAPVSISRCDSPSEADSFGIFSEEPTREITNYNVIDALELDELFKKLPVPPLTPINLDKSMELSTNTSSAALCHNDSEQNKINKSNDKVDESYDELNDKILSIIMKSPVHNQSKLPVNVIAIRDSSDSDDNVRFSAVIDMMNDKRKKRQNRERNTQKQSKKKRKRKSKKDNTECKETECTNALEEWGRQKNLTKKYFQLPNVTSKSSNECAIQNTSTNSSNNNILLSTNSNPYTNTSQCMSGNQNTSTLPTDKPSPVIDLTDGPDNTQLDQNSDNTPIITNVYSLATHTDKQDEVKQLKKVITPILVPSSNINMINTDLGSLTGVQVANVGSEIVHSIPQANTLVPMNVPGQQIYVQQSPLAQYTSETAGRSFVIIPKSQLMDGNTSLLLPNLKIVNASLTCNPVDHIQRMMVPNDTQVEIEPTPAPLLLMPLMPLDLWVQGKSVKELVILQIDASKPSWTLTGGHTVVTLTDYTCESPIYCSLPLSMKTRIIFPQENNGTDVYNPLTLQIYDNVANGTSPFAKWVKSVIDNTENDYIDNCANNCNVPETQTKVDDKCEIDRPVSRIKVKSFARLTEMQDGKFIAPERVCLQDRLYMKVSEQPLKYAKVITALSSLEEFLNLMSGDVPLKLLSKDATCFDSLQSININHKY; from the exons ATGTGCaggagaaagaaaaaaattaaattaacagataTTGAAGAAGTCAGGAAAATAAATAGCACTATTCTGACGGCAGAAGTTGCTCCTGTCTCG ATTAGCAGATGTGATTCACCATCTGAag cGGATTCGTTTGGTATTTTTAGTGAAGAGCCAACAAgagaaataacaaattataatgttatcgATGCTTTAGAACTCGatgaactttttaaaaagctGCCG GTACCACCTTTGACGCCTATAAATTTAGACAAATCAATGGAATTGTCAACAAATACTTCATCCgc AGCACTTTGTCATAATGATTcggaacaaaataaaataaacaaatccaATGACAAGGTAGATGAAAGTTATGACGAACTCAATGATAAAATACTAAGCATCATTATGAAAAGTCCA gtCCACAATCAATCCAAGTTACCAGTAAATGTGATCGCAATAAGAGATTCCAGCGACAGTGATGATAATGTAAGATTTAGCGCAGTCATAGATATGATGaacgataaaagaaaaaaaagacaaaacagAGAAAGAAATACACAGAAGCAAtcgaaaaagaaaagaaaaagaaaatcgaaaaaagaTAACACCGAATGCAAGGAGACGGAATGTACCAATGCATTAGAAGAATGGGGAAGACAAAAGaatttaacaaagaaatattttcaattaccaAATGTTACATCGAAATCTTCAAATGAATGtgcaatacaaaatacatCAACAAATTCcagcaataataatattttactatcaaCTAATAGTAATCCATACACAAATACAAGTCAATGTATGTCTGGAAATCAAAACACGTCTACACTACCCACAGACAAACCGAGTCCTGTAATTGACCTAACCGATGGTCCAGATAACACACAATTAGACCAAAATAGTGATAACACACCTATAATCACAAACGTATACTCATTAGCCACACATACAGACAAACAAGATGAAGttaaacaactaaaaaaagtgataacACCAATTTTAGTGCCATccagtaatataaatatgataaatacAGATTTAGGTAGTTTAACTGGAGTTCAAGTAGCAAATGTGGGTAGTGAAATAGTTCATAGTATACCTCAAGCGAATACATTAGTGCCTATGAATGTACCTGGACAACAGATTTATGTACAACAGTCTCCGCTGGCTCAGTATACAAGTGAAACTGCAG GTCgaagttttgtaataattccAAAATCGCAACTAATGGATGGCAACACTTCACTACTGTTGCCTAATTTGAAGATTGTAAACGCATCTCTTACATGCAACCCGGTGGACCACATACAGCGGATGATGGTGCCTAATGACACCCAAG TAGAAATCGAACCTACACCTGCACCGTTGTTATTAATGCCATTGATGCCACTGGACCTATGGGTGCAAGGGAAATCTGTGAAAGAACTTGTCATATTACAAATTGATGCTTCAAAACCATCCTGGACACTTACTGGTGGTCACACTGTTGTCACACTTACGGACTATACGTGTGAATCACCAATTTACTGCAGTCTACCTTTATCAATGAAAACTAG aaTTATATTTCCACAAGAAAACAATGGCACCGATGTCTACAATCCTCttactttacaaatatatgaTAATGTCGCAAACGGAACATCGCCATTTGCGAAATGGGTGAAATCAGTAATAGATAATACTGAAAATGATTACATTGATAATTGTGCAAATAATTGTAACGTACCTGAAACACAGACCAAAGTTGATGATAAATGTGAAATTGATAGACCTGTATCCAGGATAAAAGTGAAATCCTTCGCCAGATTGACTGAAATGCAAGATGGTAAATTCATAGCACCAGAAAGAGTTTGCCTACAAGATAGATTATATATGAAGGTGTCAGAACAACCTCTCAAATACGCAAAG GTTATAACTGCGTTGTCGAGTTTAGAAGAATTCCTCAATTTGATGTCAGGAGATGTACCATTAAAGTTATTATCCAAAGATGCGACATGTTTTGATTCATTGCAGTCAATAAACATTAACCATAAGTACTGA